The following proteins are encoded in a genomic region of Diabrotica virgifera virgifera chromosome 1, PGI_DIABVI_V3a:
- the LOC126883315 gene encoding uncharacterized protein LOC126883315, with product MTGVPCQLVIISEDPDNLPIKDAFVIVKQLFIYGVEDVSLKGDKIFVKLSYSPNNKTLKKKFGYLPIRYMRIKIDNEEEFHVLEDICKRYRFNLLDDEVEEFERYQEKKQLVGIKRPFLSPPPPRPPSHFGHSSLLPMTSSSTPTNSTAPPTNWATTSAESPAKKQKRKMTRTTTSQNPEEVLDLDELNIDHFLSQK from the exons ATGACCGGAGTACCTTGTCAATTAGTGATTATTTCCGAGGATCCAGATAACTTACCAATAAAGGACGCCTTTGTTATTGTAAAGCAGTTATTTAT atatgGTGTAGAGGATGTGTCACTTAAGGGAGATAAAATATTTGTCAAACTATCGTACTCACCTAATAATAAGACATTAAAAAAGAAGTTTGGATACCTTCCAATAAGGTATATGAGAATTAAAATAGACAACGAGGAGGAGTTCCATGTACTGGAAGATATCTGCAAAAGATACCGCTTCAACCTTCTGGACGATGAGGTGGAGGAATTTGAAAGGTACCAAGAAAAAAAACAGCTGGTGGGTATAAAGCGACCATTTCTTTCTCCTCCTCCTCCTCGTCCTCCTTCTCATTTTGGTCACTCTTCTCTTCTACCAATGACTTCATCTTCTACACCAACGAATTCAACTGCTCCACCAACGAATTGGGCAACAACATCAGCAGAATCaccagcaaaaaaacaaaaacgaaaaatgacgaggACGACGACATCACAAAACCCAGAGGAGGTACTAGATCTTGACGAACTTAATATAGATCATTTCCTGAGTCAGAAATAG
- the LOC126880628 gene encoding uncharacterized protein LOC126880628, with translation MPHIQVSDSEKLRLYKFIENGSNLELAYRSWEYHEIPLLPQTMKFNWNVKTTSLLERPRFVLFALQTAKKNAIKEDASHFDHCNITNLKLFLNSEMYPYDNLNLNFDKKQYAIAYEMYAQFQQSYYYKVGDPCLSLEQFGSFAPIFVIDCSRQNESVKSGSVDMRIEIETNKNIPVNTAAYCIIIHDRIVNYNPLTNVVQMF, from the coding sequence ATGCCGCATATTCAAGTGTCAGATTCGGAAAAGTTACGTTTATAcaaatttattgaaaatggatctAATTTAGAACTTGCATACAGAAGTTGGGAATATCATGAAATTCCGCTACTACCACAAACAATGAAATTTAACTGGAACGTAAAAACTACTAGTCTACTAGAAAGACCACGATTTGTTTTGTTTGCTTTACAGACTGCCAAAAAGAATGCCATAAAAGAAGATGCGAGCCATTTCGATCATTGTAATATTACAAACTTAAAACTATTTCTAAATTCTGAAATGTACCCGTATGACAATTTGAACTTGAACTTTGATAAGAAACAGTATGCCATTGCATATGAAATGTATGCACAATTTCAACAGTCGTACTATTATAAAGTTGGAGATCCATGTCTTAGTTTGGAGCAATTTGGTTCTTTTGCCCCCATATTTGTTATTGACTGCAGCAGACAAAATGAATCAGTTAAGTCGGGAAGTGTTGATATGAGAATAGAAATTGAAACCAATAAGAATATACCAGTTAATACAGCAGCTTATTGTATAATTATACATGACCGTATTGTTAATTATAATCCGCTAACTAATGTAGTTCAAATGTTTTAA